Proteins from a single region of Flaviflexus salsibiostraticola:
- a CDS encoding RraA family protein yields the protein MFIQNPMPDQIDPVLVDELQGVCVSTLGHLRDDGFAKGLIPNRRPVKFIGTAVTVRIPHLDSTAVHVATDLLRPGDVLVVDHSGDTERSAFGGLVSFTAKARGAVGAVIDGSINDYDETLEYDFPVYSRGFSPITTRILGIEGAINVPIAVCGVVVRPGDVVFADSDGVAFLQPHEAVGLGALLASKEEAEGPARDSIAAGGSIAEFSGARAAFDAKRA from the coding sequence ATGTTCATCCAGAATCCCATGCCCGACCAGATCGACCCGGTCCTGGTCGACGAGCTGCAGGGAGTGTGCGTCTCGACCCTCGGCCACCTGCGCGACGACGGCTTCGCCAAGGGCCTCATTCCCAACCGCAGGCCGGTGAAGTTCATCGGAACGGCAGTCACCGTCCGCATCCCCCACCTTGACTCGACGGCGGTCCATGTCGCCACCGACCTGCTGCGCCCCGGCGACGTCCTCGTCGTCGACCACAGCGGGGACACGGAGCGCTCGGCCTTCGGCGGGCTCGTCTCCTTCACCGCCAAGGCGCGGGGCGCCGTCGGGGCCGTCATCGACGGCTCGATCAACGACTACGACGAGACCCTCGAGTACGACTTCCCGGTCTACTCCCGCGGTTTCAGCCCCATCACCACCCGCATCCTCGGCATCGAGGGCGCGATCAACGTGCCGATCGCGGTGTGCGGGGTCGTCGTCCGTCCCGGTGATGTCGTCTTCGCCGACTCCGATGGGGTGGCGTTCCTCCAGCCGCACGAGGCCGTCGGCCTCGGGGCCCTCCTGGCATCGAAGGAGGAGGCGGAAGGACCGGCGCGCGACAGCATCGCGGCAGGCGGTTCCATCGCCGAGTTCTCAGGGGCGAGGGCGGCCTTCGACGCGAAGCGGGCCTGA
- the rimP gene encoding ribosome maturation factor RimP, with protein sequence MNDVERLQESLASVVAGAGLYLEKVELKPAGRRTLLRVTVDLEDGPGGVDSDQIAAVSRDVSQFLDESPDAPAGQYVLEVSTPGATRELSESRHFRRAQGRKVVITTAEGEVSGRLESVEPDRLTLSIGGADQEIALSDVIRARMDVEL encoded by the coding sequence ATGAATGACGTGGAGAGACTCCAAGAATCGCTGGCGAGTGTCGTCGCCGGAGCAGGCCTTTACCTGGAGAAGGTTGAGCTGAAGCCCGCGGGCAGGCGCACGCTCCTGCGCGTGACCGTCGATCTTGAGGACGGGCCGGGCGGAGTGGATTCCGATCAGATCGCGGCGGTCTCGCGCGACGTATCCCAGTTCCTCGACGAGAGCCCCGATGCGCCGGCGGGCCAGTATGTGCTCGAGGTGTCGACTCCGGGTGCGACGCGTGAGCTCAGCGAGTCGCGCCACTTCCGTCGCGCGCAGGGCAGGAAGGTCGTCATCACCACTGCCGAGGGGGAGGTTTCCGGACGGCTCGAATCTGTCGAACCGGATAGACTGACCCTCAGCATCGGCGGGGCGGATCAGGAGATTGCACTCTCCGACGTGATCCGCGCCCGCATGGACGTCGAACTATAG
- the nusA gene encoding transcription termination factor NusA yields MDIQMSELRIVEAELGISVDVLVGAIEDALLHAYHRVPGAIGQARVELDRETGKATVWAMELDDDGAPVGEFDDTPNDFGRIATSTARSIIAQRLRDAEADRVLGSFKGRQGTVVSGVVQANPPRTNPDDVFVSVGEHEALLRRDEQVPTERFRHGDRIRAYVLDVSVGQRGATVRLSRTHPDFVRRLFEQEVPEIEGGDVEIVALAREAGHRTKLAVWSSDESINAKGACIGHNGQRVRAVMEELGGEKIDIVDYDDDPAAFIAASLSPARVTHVDILSMDNRQSRAVVPDDQASLAIGKEAQNVRLAAKLTGWSIDIRKESEIAAARAEAEVLAAQRAAERAALEAESDESDDQDELED; encoded by the coding sequence GTGGATATTCAGATGAGCGAGCTGCGGATCGTCGAGGCCGAGCTCGGAATCAGTGTCGACGTTCTCGTGGGAGCGATCGAGGACGCGCTCCTCCACGCCTACCACCGGGTCCCCGGCGCAATCGGCCAGGCCCGCGTCGAGCTCGACCGCGAGACCGGCAAGGCCACCGTGTGGGCCATGGAGCTCGATGACGACGGCGCTCCCGTCGGCGAGTTCGACGACACCCCGAACGACTTCGGCCGCATTGCCACCTCAACGGCCCGCAGCATCATCGCCCAGCGCCTGCGCGATGCGGAGGCGGACCGCGTCCTCGGTTCGTTCAAGGGCCGCCAGGGCACAGTCGTGTCCGGCGTCGTCCAGGCGAACCCGCCCCGGACCAACCCGGACGACGTCTTCGTCAGCGTCGGCGAGCACGAGGCTCTCCTTCGGAGGGACGAGCAGGTCCCGACCGAGCGCTTCCGCCACGGCGATCGGATCCGTGCCTACGTCCTCGACGTCTCAGTCGGGCAGCGGGGCGCCACGGTCCGGCTGTCGCGTACCCACCCGGACTTCGTGCGCCGCCTCTTCGAGCAGGAGGTCCCGGAGATCGAGGGCGGCGACGTCGAGATCGTCGCGCTCGCCCGTGAGGCCGGCCACCGGACGAAGCTCGCCGTGTGGAGCTCGGATGAATCGATCAACGCCAAGGGTGCCTGCATCGGCCACAATGGTCAGCGCGTCCGCGCGGTCATGGAGGAGCTCGGGGGAGAGAAGATCGACATCGTCGACTATGACGATGACCCGGCCGCCTTCATCGCCGCGTCGCTCTCGCCCGCCCGCGTCACCCATGTCGACATCCTCAGCATGGATAACCGGCAGTCCCGCGCCGTCGTCCCTGACGACCAGGCCTCACTCGCGATCGGCAAGGAGGCTCAGAATGTCCGGCTCGCCGCGAAGCTGACCGGCTGGTCGATCGATATCCGCAAGGAGTCTGAGATCGCCGCCGCCCGCGCCGAGGCCGAGGTGCTTGCCGCGCAGCGGGCCGCCGAGCGCGCCGCCCTTGAGGCCGAGTCGGACGAGAGCGACGATCAGGACGAGCTCGAGGACTGA
- a CDS encoding YlxR family protein → MDDVLTHTPQRTCIGCRKREPRSALVRLVARQHSAVVDPDGVLPGRGAWLHRRRDCLDLAIRSRACSRHLRTAITDTSDLESWFDHGSTGAG, encoded by the coding sequence ATGGATGACGTGTTGACACATACGCCTCAGCGCACATGCATCGGCTGCCGGAAGCGCGAACCACGGTCCGCCCTGGTCCGCCTGGTCGCACGTCAGCATTCCGCTGTCGTCGATCCTGATGGAGTTCTCCCGGGGCGAGGCGCGTGGCTGCATCGTCGCCGCGACTGCCTGGACCTTGCGATCAGGTCCCGAGCCTGTTCCCGTCATCTGCGCACCGCGATCACGGACACCTCGGATCTCGAATCCTGGTTCGACCACGGCTCAACCGGAGCCGGGTGA